A single Silvibacterium dinghuense DNA region contains:
- a CDS encoding type II toxin-antitoxin system Phd/YefM family antitoxin, whose translation MLKRAIIVDMATIHISAADAARDFASLLDRVRAGAEVVIEDGPKTVAVLRAPGREMFRPRSIEECVARLPEDSSATIDEEFARDVEEAVAAHRESLNPPAWD comes from the coding sequence ATGCTGAAACGAGCTATCATCGTGGACATGGCGACGATTCACATCTCGGCGGCTGACGCGGCCCGCGATTTCGCGAGCCTTCTGGACCGCGTCCGCGCAGGTGCGGAGGTCGTGATCGAAGATGGCCCGAAGACCGTGGCTGTGCTTCGTGCGCCGGGGCGCGAGATGTTCCGTCCGCGCTCGATCGAGGAGTGCGTTGCGCGTCTGCCTGAAGACTCTTCCGCCACGATCGATGAGGAGTTTGCCCGTGATGTCGAAGAAGCAGTAGCTGCGCATCGTGAGTCTCTGAATCCTCCGGCATGGGACTGA